One genomic segment of Coffea arabica cultivar ET-39 chromosome 6e, Coffea Arabica ET-39 HiFi, whole genome shotgun sequence includes these proteins:
- the LOC113696350 gene encoding uncharacterized protein, whose translation MFTIPCKIENTSIRKTMLDLGASINLMLKIIYTSLNLGLLKETAIIIQLTDRTNSYPEGLVEDVLVQVSELVFPADFYILDMGDKRSLNPSPILLGKSFLSTVRTKIDVNDGTLSMEFDGETVNFNIFEVMNYPEESNSVFTLSVIEPLVQETFELDGEDALEVALAKHLELGATPNADMRVELHHAVGTLHSISTVSPKYELTSLFVPEIQKKLLPSVVQAPELEFKPLPKHLKYAFLGDRETLPVIISVHLYPSQEDKLVRILREYKEAIGWSIADIKGISPSLCMHRIRLEDGAKPVRQGQRRLNPLMMEVVKKEILKLLEVGIIFAISDSPWVSPVQVVPKKAGVTVEENQEGVMVPMVKRLASRVYYCFLDGFSGYFQIAIALENQEKTTFTCPFDTFAYRRMLSVSATLLQLFKGFYRRFIKDFSTIGAPLFKLLQKDMPFDFIGECKVAFDKLKELLTSPPIVQPPNWSLPFEIMCDASDYAAGIVLGQRIRKAPHAIYYASRVLNGAQLNYSTTEKELLAVIFVLEKFRSYLLSVKVIIFSDHAALRYLLAKKNAKSRLIRWILLLQEFDLEIKDKCGVENLVANHLSRLLTNKEDLPLRESFPEKQLLAIDSSVPWYADIVNFLVTNQLPAVWPKTKRDNLKSDAKHYIWDDPYLWRQC comes from the exons ATGTTCACTATCCCTTGTAAGATTGAAAATACGTCGATCAGGAAGACCATGTTGGATTTAGGGGCGTCAATCAATCTGATGCTAAAAATCATTTATACGTCCCTAAATCTTGGGCTCTTAAAAGAAACAGCTATCATAATCCAACTAACCGACCGCACCAATTCCTACCCAGAGGGGCTAGTTGAGGATGTCTTGGTTCAGGTAAGTGAATTAGTCTTCCCTGCAGATTTCTATATCCTGGATATGGGAGATAAGAGGTCGTTAAATCCGTCACCTATCTTGTTAGGTAAATCGTTTCTTAGCACTGTCAGGACTAAAATAGATGTGAATGATGGTACTTTATCAATGGAGTTCGATGGTGAAACTgtgaattttaatatttttgaggtGATGAATTATCCAGAGGAATCTAACTCAGTTTTTACTTTGAGTGTTATTGAGCCTCTTGTGCAGGAAACTTTCGAACTGGATGGCGAAGACGCACTAGAGGTGGCGTTGGCCAAGCATCTCGAGTTGGGTGCAACCCCTAATGCGGACATGAGGGTTGAGTTACACCATGCAGTTGGAACCCTGCACTCAATTTCAACTGTTTCTCCGAAGTATGAGCTTACTTCCCTTTTTGTGCCAGAAATTCAGAAAAAGTTACTTCCTTCAGTTGTGCAGGCACCGGAGTTGGAGTTTAAGCCTCTCCCAAAACATCTAAAGTACGCATTCCTAGGAGACCGGGAGACGCTTCCGGTAATCATCTCTGTACATTTGTATCCAAGTCAGGAGGACAAACTGGTGCGAATCCTTAGGGAGTATAAGGAGGCAATTGGGTGGAGTATAGCAGATATTAAGGGAATAAGTCCATCCCTATGCATGCACCGGATTCGACTCGAAGATGGTGCGAAACCGGTAAGACAGGGGCAACGGAGGTTGAATCCCCTGATGATGGAAGTTGTGAAAAAGGAGATACTTAAACTCCTCGAGGTAGGGATTATATTTGCTATATCGGACAGCCCGTGGGTGAGTCCTGTCCAAGTGGTCCCGAAGAAGGCGGGAGTGACCGTAGAGGAAAATCAGGAGGGTGTTATGGTCCCG atgGTAAAACGATTAGCCAGTCGTGTTTactattgtttcttggatggattttcaggtTACTTTCAGATCGCGATAGCACTAGAGAACCAGGAAAAGACTACATTCACATGCCCATTTGATACATTCGCTTACCGTCGGATGCTTTCGGTCTCTGCAACGCTCCTGCAACTTTTCAAAG GATTTTATAGGAGGTTTATCAAAGACTTTTCAACGATAGGAGCACCCCTGTTTAAGTTGCTACAGAAGGACATGCCATTTGATTTTATTGGTGAATGCAAGGTAGCCTTTGATAAGCTGAAGGAGTTATTGACATCGCCGCCCATCGTTCAACCACCAAATTGGAGCCTACCATTTGAAATTATGTGCGACGCAAGTGATTATGCCGCAGGGATCGTGTTGGGGCAAAGAATTAGAAAAGCGCCACACGCAATCTACTATGCATCGAGAGTATTGAACGGAGCCCAACTCAACTACTCCACGACTGAGAAAGAATTATTAGCCGTTATTTTTGTACTAGAAAAATTTAGGTCATATTTATTAAGTGTGAAAGTAATTATtttctctgatcatgcagcCTTGAGGTACTTGTTGGCGAAGAAGAATGCAAAATCGAGACTCATTAGGTGGATCCTGCTCCTGCAGGAATTCGATTTAGAGATCAAGGATAAGTGTGGAGTCGAGAACTTAGTGGCCAATCATTTGAGCCGATTGCTCACGAATAAGGAAGATCTGCCGTTGAGAGAGTCATTTCCCGAGAAGCAATTGCTAGCCATTGATTCGTCTGTACCATGGTATGCAGATATTGTAAATTTTTTGGTAACAAATCAATTGCCTGCAGTTTGGCCAAAGACTAAGAGAGATAACCTGAAGAGTGATGCCAAACATTATATTTGGGATGACCCTTACCTGTGGAGGCAGTGCTAG
- the LOC140009725 gene encoding uncharacterized protein, whose translation MANARTLRELAAPELSQQPLCITFPTLAENTSFELKSGLIHLLPTFHGLSGEEPHKHIQEFDVVCSSMKPPGITEEQIKLRAFPFSLKDAAKDWLYYLPAGSITTWAQFKKKFLKKIFPAFQGLQSSDRSIIDAASGGALVNKTPREAWILIESMAENSQQFGFRESNPTRRVNEVETSFIQQQISELTSFVLQLAVENMHQAKACEICTNVGHPTDSCPMLQENGAEQVNMAGGVPAPRRQYDP comes from the exons ATGGCGAATGCAAgaacactaagggagttggctgctccagAATTATCCCAACAACCTTTGTGCATCACATTCCCAACTTTGGCTGAAAATACCTCCTTTGAACTGAAGTCGGGACTAATTCATCTCCTGCCCACGTTCCATGGCCTCTCGGGTGAAGAACCCCATAAACACATTCAAGAGTTCGATGTGGTATGCTCCAGTATGAAGCCTCCAGGAATTACTGAGGAGCAAATTAAACTCAGAGCCTTCCCTTTCTCCCTCAAAGATGCAGCGAAGGATTGGTTGTACTACCTGCCTGCTGGTAGCATTACAACGTGGGCCCAATTTAagaagaaatttttaaaaaaaattttcccagCATTCCAG GGACTCCAGTCGTCTGATAGAAGCATCATCGATGCTGCGAGTGGGGGAGCCCTGGTGAACAAGACACCACGAGAAGCATGGATACTCATTGAATCAATGGCGGAAAATTCTCAACAGTTTGGTTTCCGTGAGAGTAACCCTACCCGTAGGGTTAACGAGGTAGAGACGTCGTTCATTCAGCAGCAGATATCAGAGTTAACATCTTTTGTTCTACAATTAGCCGTGGAAAACATGCACCAAGCTAAGGCCTGTGAAATTTGCACAAATGTGGGCCACCCCACCGACTCATGCCCTATGTTGCAAGAGAATGGGGCTGAACAAGTGAACATGGCCGGAGGCGTGCCCGCGCCTCGTAGACAGTACGATCCATAG